The following are encoded together in the Armatimonadia bacterium genome:
- a CDS encoding creatininase family protein produces the protein MANWNLAETTYGVAREQSYEVAVLPVGATEAHGLHLPYATDSIQVEAIARAACADADARGAKVLLLPTIPYGINENNLGFKWTMSLRPSTLFTVISDLVSSAEEHGIPKLLVLNGHGGNEFQPLLRELIRETTVQVLLVNWYGVVRHKELFEKPGEHADEMETSLLLHLNAELVRRDLAGEGAVRKPVLTALQEGWAWVARPWDRFTHDSGFGDPSLASAEKGEKCMKAVVAKIADLLVEMSAAEVDEWYPYQGD, from the coding sequence ATGGCCAACTGGAATCTTGCCGAGACAACCTACGGAGTGGCGCGGGAACAGAGCTACGAGGTGGCAGTGCTGCCCGTGGGCGCCACGGAGGCGCATGGTTTACACCTGCCCTACGCGACAGACAGTATCCAGGTTGAGGCGATTGCCAGGGCCGCCTGTGCCGACGCGGATGCCCGCGGAGCGAAGGTCTTGCTGCTGCCGACCATCCCCTACGGGATCAACGAGAACAACCTGGGCTTCAAGTGGACCATGAGCCTGCGCCCGAGCACGCTGTTCACCGTCATCAGCGATCTGGTATCCTCGGCGGAGGAGCACGGCATCCCGAAGCTGCTGGTGCTCAACGGTCACGGGGGCAACGAGTTCCAGCCCCTGCTGCGTGAGCTGATCCGCGAGACCACCGTGCAGGTCCTGCTAGTGAACTGGTACGGCGTGGTGCGGCACAAGGAGCTGTTTGAGAAGCCGGGCGAGCACGCGGATGAGATGGAGACCTCCCTGCTCCTGCACCTGAACGCGGAGCTGGTGCGGCGTGACCTGGCCGGAGAGGGCGCCGTGCGCAAGCCCGTGCTTACGGCCCTGCAGGAGGGCTGGGCATGGGTGGCACGGCCCTGGGATCGGTTCACCCACGACAGCGGCTTCGGCGATCCCTCACTGGCCTCTGCAGAGAAGGGCGAGAAGTGCATGAAGGCCGTGGTGGCCAAGATCGCAGACCTGCTGGTGGAGATGTCGGCCGCCGAGGTAGATGAGTGGTACCCCTACCAGGGCGACTAG